The following are encoded in a window of Gymnogyps californianus isolate 813 unplaced genomic scaffold, ASM1813914v2 HiC_scaffold_32, whole genome shotgun sequence genomic DNA:
- the PRIM1 gene encoding DNA primase small subunit isoform X1 has translation MARFEPAALPELLPVFYRRLFPHGAYGRWLGYGGVVKNYFQLREFSFTLRDDVYVRFQSFGSPQELERELQRTNPYKIDIGAVYSHRPNQHNTVHLGAFQPQEKELVFDIDMTDYDDVRMCCSSAEICSKCWTLMTIAVRIIDRALVEDLGVRHRLWVYSGRRGVHCWVCDDAVRKWSPALRAATVEYLTLVKGGAETVKKVNLSEPVHPFIRRSISVVEKYFEAYALVGQDILGSPESWDKVLALVPEEHREPLQGEFPKKRDSVQRWELLKGRMERVRRAAGAGKGTPCYADWEIMLQYCFPRLDINVSKGVGHLLKSPFSVHPKTGRISVPLDLQRLDQFDPFAVPTISTLCHELDAAGNDGEQEDGGETEPKRRARDYKKTSLAPYVRVFEQFVEEMEHTRRGELLRRSDLQGDF, from the exons ATGGCGCGGTTCGAGCCGGCGGCGCTGCCCGAGCTGCTCCCGGTCTTCTACCGGCGGCTCTTCCCGCACGGCGCCTACGGCCGCTGGCTTGGCTACGGCGGCG TGGTGAAGAACTACTTCCAGCTGCGGGAGTTCTCCTTCACGCTGCGGGACGACGTCTACGTGCGGTTCCAGTCCTTCGGCAGCCCCCAGGAGCTGGAGCGGGAGCTGCAGAGGACCAACCCCTACAAGATCGACATCGGGGCCGTCTACTCCCACCGG CCCAACCAGCACAACACGGTGCACCTGGGGGCCTTCCAGCCGCAGGAGAAGGAGCTGGTCTTCGACATCGACATGACGGACTATGACGACGTCCGGATGTGCTGCAG ctcagCCGAGATCTGCTCCAAGTGCTGGACCCTGATGACCATCGCCGTCCGCATCATCGACCGCGCGCTCGTGG AGGACCTGGGCGTGAGGCATCGCCTGTGGGTGTACTCGGGCCGGAGGGGCGTCCACTGCTGGGTGTGCGACGACGCGGTGCGGAAGTGGTCCCCGGCGCTGCGAGCGGCCACCGTGGAGTACCTGACCCTGGTGAAG GGCGGAGCAGAGACTGTGAAGAAGGTGAACCTCTCTGAGCCTGTCCACCCCTTCATCAG GCGGTCGATCAGTGTGGTGGAGAAGTACTTTGAGGCGTACGCGCTGGTGGGCCAGGACATCCTGGGCAGCCCGGAGAGCTGGGACAAGGTGCTGGCCCTCGTCCCGGAGG AGCACCGCGAGCCGCTGCAGGGCGAGTTCCCCAAGAAGCGGGACTCGGTGCAGCgctgggagctgctgaagggCAGGATGGAGCGGGTGCGG cgggcggcgggggctgggAAAGGCACGCCGTGCTATGCGGACTGGGAGATCATGCTGCAGTACTGCTTCCCCCGCCTCGACATCAACGTTAGCAAAGGTGTGGGGCACCTGCTGAAGAGCCCCTTCAGCGTCCACCCCAAAACAG GTCGCATTTCGGTGCCGCTGGATCTGCAGAGGCTGGACCAGTTTGACCCGTTCGCTGTCCCCACCATCAG CACCCTGTGCCACGAGCTGGACGCTGCCGGCAATGACGGGGAGCAGGAGGACGGCGGAGAGACGGAGCCAAAGCGCCGTGCGCGGG ACTACAAGAAGACGAGCCTGGCGCCCTACGTGCGGGTCTTtgagcagttcgtggaggagATGGAGCACACGCGGAGGGGAGAGCTGCTCCGGAGAAGCG ACCTGCAAGGAGACTTCTGA
- the PTGES3 gene encoding prostaglandin E synthase 3 — protein MQPASAKWYDRRDYVFIEFCVEDSKDVNVNFEKSKLTFSCLGGSDNFKHLNEIDLFNNIDPNESKHKRTDRSILCCLRKGESGQAWPRLTKERAKLNWLSVDFNNWKDWEDDSDEDMSNFDRFSEMMNNMGGDDDVDLPEVDGADDDSPDSDDEKMPDLE, from the exons AT GCAGCCTGCTTCTGCGAAGTGGTACGACCGAAGGGACTATGTCTTTATTGAATTTTGCGTTGAAGACAGTAAAGATGTTAatgtaaattttgaaaaatccaAACTTACATTCAG TTGTCTTGGAGGAAGTGATaactttaaacatttaaatgaaattgacCTTTTTAATAATATTGATCCAAAT gaatCAAAGCATAAAAGAACAGACAGATCTATCTTGTGTTGTTTACGAAAAGGAGAATCTGGTCAGGCATGGCCAAGGTTAACAAAAGAGAGGGCGAAG CTCAACTGGCTCAGTGTGGACTTCAACAACTGGAAAGACTGGGAAGATGATTCAGATGAAGACATGTCCAATTTTGATCGCTTTTCTGAG ATGATGAACAACATGGGCGGAGATGACGACGTAGACTTGCCAGAAGTAGATGGGGCAGATGAT gACTCACCAGACAGCGATGACGAAA AAATGCCGGATCTGGAGTAA
- the LOC127028462 gene encoding retinol dehydrogenase 16-like isoform X1 codes for MWLYLAAVLAGLYLLRRWHRERQTVPRLSEKYVLITGCDTGFGNLLARQLDARGLRVLAACLTETGAAQLRAAASPRLQTVLLDVTSSQSITAAAAWVREHVGDQGLWGLVNNAGIAIPTAPNEWLTKDDFVKVLDVNLIGLIEVTLSLLPLVRRARGRVVNVASVMGRVSFFGGGYCISKFGVEAFSDSLRLEMRSFGVKVSVIEPGYFKTVITSVENLENNILSIWEKLPEETKASYGENYLKEFFVKLRKLQEKYNSNLTLVTDCMEHALTSRYPRTRYSAGWDAKLLYIPLSYLPSALTDVIFTWSYPKPAQKA; via the exons ATGTGGCTGTACCTGGCGGCGGTGCTGGCGGGGCTGTACCTGCTGCGGCGCTGGCACCGGGAGCGGCAGACGGTGCCGAGGCTCTCGGAGAAGTACGTGCTGATCACGGGCTGCGACACCGGCTTCGGGAACCTGCTGGCGCGGCAGCTGGACGCGCGGGGGCTGCGGGTGCTGGCCGCCTGCCTGACCGAAACAGGGGCTGCGCAGCTGCGGGCAGCCGCCTCGCCGCGGCTGCAGACCGTCCTCCTGGACGTCACCTCCAGCCAGAGCatcaccgccgccgccgcctgggTCCGGGAGCATGTGGGCGACCAAG ggctcTGGGGGCTGGTGAACAACGCAGGGATTGCCATCCCCACCGCCCCTAATGAGTGGCTGACCAAGGACGACTTCGTCAAGGTGCTGGATGTCAACCTCATCGGCCTCATCGAGGTGACGCTGAGCCTCCTGCCCCTGGTGCGGCGGGCACGGGGCCGGGTGGTCAACGTGGCCAGCGTGATGGGCCGCGTCTCCTTTTTCGGCGGGGGGTACTGCATCTCTAAGTTTGGCGTGGAGGCCTTCTCCGACAGTCTCCG GCTTGAGATGCGCAGCTTCGGGGTGAAGGTCAGCGTGATCGAGCCAGGCTACTTCAAGACGGTGATCACCAGTGTCGAGAACCTGGAGAATAATATTCTTTCCATCTGGGAGAAGCTCCCGGAGGAAACCAAAGCGAGTTACGGGGAGAATTACTTGAAGGAGT ttTTCGTAAAACTCAGGAAGTTGCAGGAGAAATACAACTCCAACCTGACGCTGGTCACGGACTGCATGGAGCACGCGCTGACCAGCCGCTACCCCCGCACCCGCTACTCCGCGGGCTGGGACGCCAAGCTGCTCTACATCCCCCTCAGCTACCTGCCGTCAGCCCTCACGGACGTCATATTCACCTGGTCCTACCCCAAACCTGCCCAGAAAGCCTAA
- the NACA gene encoding nascent polypeptide-associated complex subunit alpha has translation MPGEATETVPATEQELPQPQAETGSGTESDSDESVPELEEQDSTQATTQQAQLAAAAEIDEEPVSKAKQSRSEKKARKAMSKLGLRQVTGVTRVTIRKSKNILFVITKPDVYKSPASDTYIVFGEAKIEDLSQQAQLAAAEKFKVQGEAVSNIQENTQTPTVQEESEEEEVDETGVEVKDIELVMSQANVSRAKAVRALKNNSNDIVNAIMELTM, from the exons ATGCCCGGTGAAGCTACAGAAACCGTCCCGGCCACGGAGCAGGAGCTGCCGCAGCCGCAGGCTGAGACAG GGTCCGGAACAGAGTCTGACAGTGATGAATCCGTACCAGAGCTCGAAGAGCAAGACTCCACACAGGCCACAACGCAGCAGGCACAG cttgcagcagcagctgaaatagATGAAGAACCCGttagcaaagcaaaacagagccGGAGCGAAAAGAAAGCACGGAAG GCAATGTCTAAACTGGGCCTTCGCCAGGTGACAGGAGTAACCAGAGTCACCATCCGGAAATCTAAGAACATCCTCTTCGTCATCACAAAGCCAGACGTGTACAAGAGCCCAGCGTCAGACACCTACATAGTCTTTGGCGAAGCGAAG atCGAAGACCTGTCCCAGcaagcccagctggcagctgccgAAAAGTTCAAAGTGCAAGGAGAAGCTGTTTCAAACAtccaagaaaacacacagacCCCCACCGTGCAGGAGGAGAGCGAGGAAGAAGAG GTTGACGAAACCGGCGTCGAGGTGAAAGACATTGAGCTGGTGATGTCCCAGGCCAACGTGTCCCGAGCAAAGGCAGTCCGTGCCCTGAAGAACAACAGTAACGATATTGTAAATGCTATAATG GAGTTGACGATGTAG
- the PRIM1 gene encoding DNA primase small subunit isoform X2, translating into MARFEPAALPELLPVFYRRLFPHGAYGRWLGYGGVVKNYFQLREFSFTLRDDVYVRFQSFGSPQELERELQRTNPYKIDIGAVYSHRPNQHNTVHLGAFQPQEKELVFDIDMTDYDDVRMCCSSAEICSKCWTLMTIAVRIIDRALVEDLGVRHRLWVYSGRRGVHCWVCDDAVRKWSPALRAATVEYLTLVKGGAETVKKVNLSEPVHPFIRRSISVVEKYFEAYALVGQDILGSPESWDKVLALVPEEHREPLQGEFPKKRDSVQRWELLKGRMERVRVSGRGAAPGTPCYADWEIMLQYCFPRLDINVSKGVGHLLKSPFSVHPKTGRISVPLDLQRLDQFDPFAVPTISTLCHELDAAGNDGEQEDGGETEPKRRARDYKKTSLAPYVRVFEQFVEEMEHTRRGELLRRSDLQGDF; encoded by the exons ATGGCGCGGTTCGAGCCGGCGGCGCTGCCCGAGCTGCTCCCGGTCTTCTACCGGCGGCTCTTCCCGCACGGCGCCTACGGCCGCTGGCTTGGCTACGGCGGCG TGGTGAAGAACTACTTCCAGCTGCGGGAGTTCTCCTTCACGCTGCGGGACGACGTCTACGTGCGGTTCCAGTCCTTCGGCAGCCCCCAGGAGCTGGAGCGGGAGCTGCAGAGGACCAACCCCTACAAGATCGACATCGGGGCCGTCTACTCCCACCGG CCCAACCAGCACAACACGGTGCACCTGGGGGCCTTCCAGCCGCAGGAGAAGGAGCTGGTCTTCGACATCGACATGACGGACTATGACGACGTCCGGATGTGCTGCAG ctcagCCGAGATCTGCTCCAAGTGCTGGACCCTGATGACCATCGCCGTCCGCATCATCGACCGCGCGCTCGTGG AGGACCTGGGCGTGAGGCATCGCCTGTGGGTGTACTCGGGCCGGAGGGGCGTCCACTGCTGGGTGTGCGACGACGCGGTGCGGAAGTGGTCCCCGGCGCTGCGAGCGGCCACCGTGGAGTACCTGACCCTGGTGAAG GGCGGAGCAGAGACTGTGAAGAAGGTGAACCTCTCTGAGCCTGTCCACCCCTTCATCAG GCGGTCGATCAGTGTGGTGGAGAAGTACTTTGAGGCGTACGCGCTGGTGGGCCAGGACATCCTGGGCAGCCCGGAGAGCTGGGACAAGGTGCTGGCCCTCGTCCCGGAGG AGCACCGCGAGCCGCTGCAGGGCGAGTTCCCCAAGAAGCGGGACTCGGTGCAGCgctgggagctgctgaagggCAGGATGGAGCGGGTGCGGGTGAGTGGCCGTGGAGCTGCCCCGG GCACGCCGTGCTATGCGGACTGGGAGATCATGCTGCAGTACTGCTTCCCCCGCCTCGACATCAACGTTAGCAAAGGTGTGGGGCACCTGCTGAAGAGCCCCTTCAGCGTCCACCCCAAAACAG GTCGCATTTCGGTGCCGCTGGATCTGCAGAGGCTGGACCAGTTTGACCCGTTCGCTGTCCCCACCATCAG CACCCTGTGCCACGAGCTGGACGCTGCCGGCAATGACGGGGAGCAGGAGGACGGCGGAGAGACGGAGCCAAAGCGCCGTGCGCGGG ACTACAAGAAGACGAGCCTGGCGCCCTACGTGCGGGTCTTtgagcagttcgtggaggagATGGAGCACACGCGGAGGGGAGAGCTGCTCCGGAGAAGCG ACCTGCAAGGAGACTTCTGA
- the LOC127028462 gene encoding retinol dehydrogenase 16-like isoform X2, which yields MWLYLAAVLAGLYLLRRWHRERQTVPRLSEKYVLITGCDTGFGNLLARQLDARGLRVLAACLTETGAAQLRAAASPRLQTVLLDVTSSQSITAAAAWVREHVGDQGLWGLVNNAGIAIPTAPNEWLTKDDFVKVLDVNLIGLIEVTLSLLPLVRRARGRVVNVASVMGRVSFFGGGYCISKFGVEAFSDSLRLEMRSFGVKVSVIEPGYFKTVITSVENLENNILSIWEKLPEETKASYGENYLKECKKLQEKYNSNLTLVTDCMEHALTSRYPRTRYSAGWDAKLLYIPLSYLPSALTDVIFTWSYPKPAQKA from the exons ATGTGGCTGTACCTGGCGGCGGTGCTGGCGGGGCTGTACCTGCTGCGGCGCTGGCACCGGGAGCGGCAGACGGTGCCGAGGCTCTCGGAGAAGTACGTGCTGATCACGGGCTGCGACACCGGCTTCGGGAACCTGCTGGCGCGGCAGCTGGACGCGCGGGGGCTGCGGGTGCTGGCCGCCTGCCTGACCGAAACAGGGGCTGCGCAGCTGCGGGCAGCCGCCTCGCCGCGGCTGCAGACCGTCCTCCTGGACGTCACCTCCAGCCAGAGCatcaccgccgccgccgcctgggTCCGGGAGCATGTGGGCGACCAAG ggctcTGGGGGCTGGTGAACAACGCAGGGATTGCCATCCCCACCGCCCCTAATGAGTGGCTGACCAAGGACGACTTCGTCAAGGTGCTGGATGTCAACCTCATCGGCCTCATCGAGGTGACGCTGAGCCTCCTGCCCCTGGTGCGGCGGGCACGGGGCCGGGTGGTCAACGTGGCCAGCGTGATGGGCCGCGTCTCCTTTTTCGGCGGGGGGTACTGCATCTCTAAGTTTGGCGTGGAGGCCTTCTCCGACAGTCTCCG GCTTGAGATGCGCAGCTTCGGGGTGAAGGTCAGCGTGATCGAGCCAGGCTACTTCAAGACGGTGATCACCAGTGTCGAGAACCTGGAGAATAATATTCTTTCCATCTGGGAGAAGCTCCCGGAGGAAACCAAAGCGAGTTACGGGGAGAATTACTTGAAGGAGTGTAA GAAGTTGCAGGAGAAATACAACTCCAACCTGACGCTGGTCACGGACTGCATGGAGCACGCGCTGACCAGCCGCTACCCCCGCACCCGCTACTCCGCGGGCTGGGACGCCAAGCTGCTCTACATCCCCCTCAGCTACCTGCCGTCAGCCCTCACGGACGTCATATTCACCTGGTCCTACCCCAAACCTGCCCAGAAAGCCTAA
- the GPR182 gene encoding G-protein coupled receptor 182, with product MSEVTTAPTETHTLLNEYGDYHNWSELFHLLNYTYTFCEFSLDENVKRVILFILYLVIFVVGLVENLLVIWVNWQTRGNKSLVNLYIINMAIADLGVLLSLPIWMLEVMLDYTWLWGSFLCRFTHYFYFANMYASIFFLTCLSVDRYVSLTSSSLFWRKHQHRARRIICACSWVLAAAIPFLEVAHMQLVNTGEPICIFMAPFETYDEWALAVSLATTTIGFLIPFPIITVFNILTARFIKRTKPESRKHCLLIYAYIVVFLISWLPFHIMLTLLTLDGNHIILHCTFAHFLYFFYDIIDCFTLLHCVINPILYNFLSKNFRSKLISAVVKYIPKDQGSQKGADNSSSTTQHSIVITKDNNPPN from the coding sequence ATGTCTGAGGTGACCACTGCCCCCACCGAGACGCACACTCTCCTGAACGAGTATGGGGACTACCACAACTGGTCCGAGCTGTTCCACCTCCTGAACTACACCTACACCTTCTGCGAGTTCAGCCTGGATGAGAACGTCAAGCGGGTGATCCTCTTCATCCTTTACCTGGTCATCTTCGTGGTGGGCTTGGTGGAGAACCTCCTTGTCATCTGGGTCAACTGGCAGACACGGGGCAACAAGAGCTTGGTCAACCTCTACATCATCAACATGGCCATTGCCGACCTCGGAGTGCTGCTCTCGCTTCCCATCTGGATGCTGGAGGTGATGCTGGATTACACCTGGCTCTGGGGCAGCTTCCTCTGCCGCTTCACGCACTACTTCTACTTTGCCAACATGTACGCCAGCATCTTCTTCCTCACCTGCCTGAGCGTGGATCGCTACGTGTCCCTGACCAGTTCCTCCCTCTTCTGGCGTAAGCACCAGCACCGCGCACGCCGCATCATCTGCGCCTGCAGTTGGGTCTTGGCAGCAGCAATCCCATTCCTGGAGGTTGCTCACATGCAGCTGGTCAATACCGGAGAGCCCATCTGCATCTTCATGGCCCCCTTCGAGACCTACGATGAGTGGGCACTGGCGGTCAGCTTGGCCACCACCACCATTGGGTTCCTCATCCCCTTCCCCATCATCACCGTTTTCAACATCCTGACGGCCAGGTTCATCAAGCGCACCAAGCCGGAGAGCAGGAAGCACTGTCTGCTCATCTATGCCTATATCGTCGTGTTCCTCATCAGCTGGCTGCCCTTCCACATCATGCTTACGCTGCTCACCCTCGACGGCAACCACATCATCCTCCACTGCACCTTCGCCCACTTCCTCTACTTCTTCTACGACATCATAGACTGCTTCACCCTGCTCCACTGCGTGATTAACCCAATCCTCTACAACTTCCTGAGCAAAAACTTCCGCAGCAAGCTCATCTCCGCTGTGGTTAAGTACATCCCCAAAGACCAAGGCAGCCAGAAGGGTGCAGACAATTCCTCCTCCACCACGCAGCACTCCATAGTCATCACAAAGGACAACAACCCTCCCAATTAA